The following coding sequences are from one Phycisphaeraceae bacterium window:
- the plsY gene encoding glycerol-3-phosphate 1-O-acyltransferase PlsY — translation MTLTLWMLAAYLAGSIPFGLLIGRARGIDIRHHGSKNIGATNVGRVLGRPLGLLCFALDLAKGLTPVLLYCTLGPGVAPGSGLLAALSGLAVAVAAMAGHILPIWLKFKGGKGVATGLGITLGLYPILTLPAVAVGLLWLATTWITGYVSLASVIASALLPPLALVSSLVQGGTPAEAATYTTITTALAAMIIIRHRANLQRLRQGTEARVKWARTK, via the coding sequence ATGACCCTCACCCTCTGGATGCTCGCCGCCTACCTCGCCGGATCCATCCCCTTCGGACTGCTCATCGGTCGCGCCAGGGGTATCGACATCCGTCACCACGGCAGCAAGAACATCGGGGCCACCAACGTCGGCCGCGTCCTCGGACGCCCCCTCGGGCTCCTCTGCTTCGCCCTCGACCTCGCCAAGGGACTGACCCCCGTTCTCCTCTACTGCACCCTCGGTCCCGGCGTCGCTCCCGGCTCCGGCCTCCTCGCCGCCCTCTCGGGACTCGCCGTAGCCGTCGCCGCCATGGCCGGACACATCCTCCCCATCTGGCTCAAGTTCAAAGGCGGCAAAGGCGTCGCCACCGGCCTCGGCATCACCCTCGGCCTCTACCCCATCCTCACCCTCCCCGCCGTCGCCGTCGGACTCCTCTGGCTCGCCACCACCTGGATCACCGGCTACGTCTCCCTCGCCTCCGTCATCGCCTCCGCCCTACTCCCACCTCTCGCCCTCGTCAGCTCCCTCGTCCAAGGCGGAACCCCCGCCGAAGCCGCCACCTACACCACCATCACCACCGCCCTCGCCGCCATGATCATCATCCGACACCGCGCCAACCTCCAACGACTCCGCCAAGGCACCGAAGCCCGAGTCAAATGGGCCCGCACCAAATAA
- the gpmI gene encoding 2,3-bisphosphoglycerate-independent phosphoglycerate mutase: MPDTPKPVVVIVRDGWGRNPNPQHDAFNAIKLANTPRCDALLDRYPHTLIHTSGEDVGLPEDTMGNSEVGHQNIGAGRVVDQESVRITKAIRDQSFFEIPALVNAVKRTKTGARRFVHLMGIASDAGVHGLMDHLYACLELCKRLGQQRVALHLFTDGRDTGPFTGKDFIQQIEAKCKEIGVGQIASIAGRYYAMDRDNRWERVEQAYACLTGIHGRKLELPIAPSAQQAIQNYYDQPANDSQQGDEFIVPTMIGDSIDDALATRISADDTVIFYNYRGDRPREIVKAFVLPNDQWDNVPPSPDTGTRGFNRTRRLGVEMVTLTAYEQGLPVKVAFPKPPKMTDIAGQFLAENNKTQFRCAETEKFPHVTFFFNDYREEPFPGETRGMAQSPKVPTYDLQPEMSAPEITRLVLEQVNNNSQDFILVNFANGDMVGHTGKLDAAIKAVETVDHAVGQLVDAVLAQGGKLIVTADHGNAEQMFDPNTGSPHTAHTTYDVEAIIVDPALNKDTPLRQGGRLADILPTALHLMNLTPPKAMTGTSLLKP; the protein is encoded by the coding sequence ATGCCCGACACGCCAAAACCCGTGGTCGTCATCGTCCGCGACGGCTGGGGACGAAACCCCAACCCGCAGCACGACGCCTTCAACGCCATCAAACTCGCCAACACCCCACGCTGCGACGCCCTCCTCGACCGCTACCCCCACACCCTCATTCACACCTCTGGCGAAGACGTAGGCCTCCCCGAAGACACCATGGGCAACTCCGAAGTCGGCCACCAGAACATCGGTGCCGGCCGCGTCGTCGACCAGGAATCCGTCCGCATCACCAAAGCCATCCGCGACCAATCCTTCTTCGAGATCCCCGCCCTCGTCAACGCCGTCAAACGCACCAAAACCGGCGCACGACGCTTCGTCCACCTCATGGGCATCGCCTCCGACGCCGGCGTCCACGGACTCATGGACCACCTCTACGCCTGCCTCGAACTCTGCAAACGACTCGGACAGCAACGCGTCGCCCTCCACCTCTTCACCGATGGCCGCGACACCGGACCCTTCACCGGCAAAGACTTCATCCAGCAGATCGAAGCCAAATGCAAAGAGATAGGCGTCGGACAGATCGCCTCCATCGCCGGACGATACTACGCCATGGACCGCGATAACCGTTGGGAGCGCGTCGAACAGGCCTACGCCTGCCTCACCGGGATCCACGGCCGCAAACTCGAACTCCCCATAGCACCCTCCGCACAACAGGCCATCCAGAACTACTACGACCAACCCGCCAACGACTCCCAGCAGGGCGACGAGTTCATCGTCCCCACCATGATCGGCGACTCCATCGACGACGCCCTCGCCACCCGCATCTCCGCCGACGACACCGTCATCTTCTACAACTACCGCGGCGACCGCCCCCGCGAGATCGTCAAAGCCTTCGTCCTCCCCAACGACCAGTGGGACAACGTCCCCCCCTCACCCGACACCGGCACCCGCGGCTTCAACCGCACCCGCCGCCTGGGCGTCGAGATGGTCACCCTCACCGCCTACGAACAAGGACTACCCGTCAAAGTCGCCTTCCCCAAGCCTCCCAAGATGACCGACATCGCCGGACAGTTCCTCGCCGAAAACAACAAAACCCAGTTCCGCTGCGCCGAAACCGAAAAGTTCCCCCACGTCACCTTCTTCTTCAACGACTACCGCGAAGAACCCTTCCCAGGCGAAACCCGCGGCATGGCCCAGTCACCCAAAGTCCCCACCTACGACCTCCAGCCCGAGATGTCCGCACCCGAAATCACCCGACTCGTCCTAGAACAGGTCAACAACAACTCCCAGGACTTCATCCTCGTCAACTTCGCCAATGGCGACATGGTCGGACACACCGGCAAACTCGACGCCGCCATCAAAGCCGTCGAAACCGTCGACCACGCCGTCGGACAACTCGTCGACGCCGTCCTCGCCCAAGGCGGAAAACTCATCGTCACCGCCGACCACGGCAACGCAGAACAGATGTTCGACCCCAACACCGGCAGCCCACACACCGCCCACACCACCTACGACGTCGAAGCCATCATCGTCGACCCCGCCCTCAACAAAGACACCCCCCTCCGCCAAGGCGGACGCCTCGCCGACATCCTCCCAACCGCCCTCCACCTCATGAACCTCACCCCACCCAAAGCCATGACCGGCACCTCCCTCCTCAAACCCTGA
- a CDS encoding RsmD family RNA methyltransferase: MRVIAGTHRHRKLVGPPDAETTRPITDRVKQALFDRLTARGMLGERMEDPFGPTLDLFAGTGGLGIEALSRGSRFCTFVESDRTIQRVLRTNLESLGLMDRSRIVSGSALLPMWLDQLESEPLALVFMDPPYKLMGDGGAVERMMGVIGRLGGRLEEGGVVCLRTPTAYGEAAEVDGLEGPVAVKYGGMLLQVYQRGLG, from the coding sequence ATGCGTGTGATTGCAGGGACCCATCGACACCGGAAGCTGGTTGGCCCGCCAGATGCTGAGACGACGCGGCCGATCACGGATCGTGTGAAGCAGGCGTTGTTTGATCGTCTGACGGCTCGTGGGATGCTGGGGGAGCGGATGGAGGACCCGTTCGGGCCGACGCTGGACTTGTTTGCGGGGACGGGGGGGCTGGGGATCGAGGCGTTGTCGCGGGGGTCTCGATTCTGCACGTTTGTGGAGTCGGACCGGACGATCCAGCGGGTCTTGCGGACGAATCTGGAGTCGTTGGGGCTGATGGATCGGTCGCGGATCGTGTCGGGGAGTGCGTTGCTGCCGATGTGGCTGGATCAGTTGGAGTCGGAACCGTTGGCGTTGGTGTTCATGGACCCGCCTTACAAGTTGATGGGCGATGGGGGTGCGGTGGAGCGGATGATGGGGGTGATTGGGCGGTTGGGGGGTCGGTTGGAGGAGGGCGGGGTGGTGTGTCTGCGGACGCCTACGGCGTACGGAGAGGCGGCGGAGGTGGATGGGTTGGAGGGTCCGGTGGCGGTGAAGTATGGGGGGATGCTGTTGCAGGTTTATCAGAGGGGTTTGGGGTAA
- the bioB gene encoding biotin synthase BioB: MEEAVMISPNHPDRSEQIATLALLVLGGGQLDREQARFLATLEGDDLYDLFYWANKIRIRFVGRQVKFCSIVTGKTGACSEDCSYCSQSKHYKTHVTPDKMSVEDMLNASDEAMANGASSMGIVNSGRGPTERELDWMEPFFRKTAEEGKIRPCATLGELTPEQAKRLKDMGVQRVNHNLETSARHFDQIVSTHSYQDRVRTIQNAKAAGLSICSGGIFGMGEDWDDRIDMALALRDLGADVVPINFLNAIQGTPMYGEVTPLEPMEALQIIAVYRFLLPDRELKIAGGREKILRDMQSWIFFAGGSSFLIGNYLTTFGRTPKQDHQMLRDLGLSFTTFDEVEHAADPAAALDRSPGHASKAREGALMARRDGSLVALPVLNQGEKPLAAV, encoded by the coding sequence ATGGAAGAGGCTGTGATGATTTCGCCGAACCACCCTGATCGTAGTGAGCAGATCGCGACGCTGGCCCTTTTGGTGCTGGGCGGTGGTCAGCTTGATCGTGAGCAGGCTCGTTTTCTCGCGACGCTGGAGGGGGATGATCTTTACGACCTGTTTTACTGGGCGAACAAGATCCGGATCCGGTTCGTGGGTCGTCAGGTGAAGTTCTGTTCGATCGTGACGGGCAAGACGGGGGCTTGTTCGGAGGATTGTTCGTATTGCTCGCAGTCGAAGCATTACAAGACGCATGTGACGCCTGACAAGATGAGCGTGGAAGACATGCTCAATGCTTCGGATGAGGCGATGGCGAACGGTGCGTCGTCGATGGGGATTGTGAACTCGGGGCGGGGTCCTACGGAGCGTGAGCTGGACTGGATGGAGCCGTTTTTCCGCAAGACCGCGGAGGAGGGGAAGATCCGGCCGTGCGCGACGCTGGGGGAGTTGACGCCTGAGCAGGCGAAGCGACTCAAGGACATGGGTGTGCAGCGGGTCAATCACAATCTGGAGACGTCGGCGCGTCATTTTGATCAGATCGTATCGACGCACAGCTATCAGGATCGTGTGCGGACAATTCAGAACGCGAAGGCGGCGGGGTTGTCGATCTGTTCTGGCGGGATTTTCGGGATGGGTGAGGATTGGGACGATCGGATCGATATGGCGTTGGCGCTGCGGGACCTGGGCGCGGATGTGGTGCCGATCAACTTTCTCAATGCGATTCAGGGGACGCCGATGTACGGCGAGGTGACGCCTCTGGAGCCGATGGAGGCGCTGCAGATCATCGCGGTGTACCGGTTCCTGTTGCCGGATCGTGAGCTGAAGATCGCGGGGGGTCGGGAGAAGATTCTGCGGGATATGCAGTCGTGGATTTTCTTCGCTGGCGGGTCGAGTTTCCTGATCGGGAACTACCTGACGACGTTTGGGCGGACGCCGAAGCAGGATCATCAGATGTTGCGGGATCTTGGGTTGTCGTTCACGACGTTCGATGAGGTGGAGCACGCGGCGGACCCGGCGGCGGCGCTGGATCGGTCGCCGGGGCATGCGTCGAAGGCTCGTGAGGGGGCGCTGATGGCGCGTCGGGATGGGTCGTTGGTTGCCCTGCCGGTGCTGAATCAGGGCGAGAAGCCGCTGGCGGCGGTCTGA